The genomic segment gtttcctgtccaaaattactcctaagtatttgaacttttcagatatcgaaattgttctattgaggaaacgtggtgcattaaattggcccaccttcgtcttttcCATAAACAGGCACATTACTGTCTTCtcagggttaacattgagacccctaggtcttgCCCAGTGatttgccatctgcaagaccctttcggccctgctgcatagctgattcggatcctcaCTTCTTAGAAGAATGATaactcctcagtcagcatccgtaatgggttatttatggtggtcacccataggaggggCGATAAAATGTCTCCCTGTGGCGTGCTTTATTCTCTTTCTCCAACGGTTAAATCGgtactggtttaaggattggaCCAATGTGTCGGTCCTCATATTGTTAAAAGTTCCCTCTATATCAATGCATTCCGCCAATGTGTGTTTCTTGACATCGATGGATTCTTGTgcaggggaggccaccgtagcacagaggtttacatgtccgcctatgacgctgaacacctggcagggatatcagaaaaattttcagcggtggttatcccttcctaatgctggcgacatttgtgaggtactctgccatgtaaaaacttttccccaagaTGGTGTCGCTCTGGGACACGGCGtttggactcggttataaaaagtaggtcccttatcattgagcttaaaattgcatccgacagcactcattgatttgagagTTGTTTGCCCCAATTCCAATtcaggggcaaatttgcattttgccttGTGCTGGAcagtctccactgaccttcccttggcataggcatgcttatatttaagcagttcgctggatgtcctactctttataatgTTAGccaaaatgcgttccatggtttttagtagaaaggacgtaaggctgatagttctgtaggcctttggtgtcgcatgacTCGCCTTGCCGGgcatgggtataaataccatcctTGCAAGTCCTAGGCGAGtgcaaaattgcccatgaacattccattgaggaactgggaaaacttctcacatatcaatgagtgctgtccgattcaagtttaagctcaatgataaggagcctcctttttaaagacgagtccgaacggcgtgcctcaatgcgacacctctttagggagaagtttttgcataacatagaacctcacaaacgtcgccagcattaggaggagattaCCATCAATGAAAATATGTGTTTCCTGATGTTCTCATcagaccatttaagtcacccgaccctgatggaatatttccggccttACTACAGAAgcaggccgactatctggcgccccatctggcagctattttcacagcgtgcctggagGTTAACATGtgcacctatgacgctgaacgtctgggttcgaatcttggctggaccatcagaaaaaatttcagcgtaggttatcccctcctaatggtggcgacatttgtgaggtactttgccacgtaaaaacttctccccaaggaggtgtcgctctgcggcacgccgttcgtactcggtcATAAaaaggaggaggaggagaaaGCTCTAATAggtaggtgagaagtttgcccctcttccttaatggaatgttcatgggaaaatttgcttctcatcaggattcgaacccaggcgtccagcgtcTTATGCGGATGtgctaacccctgcgccacGGTAGCCTCCAGGGACGCTGTGAAAATAATTGCCAGATGGGCGCCAtgtagtcggcctccttctgtagcaacgccggaaatattccatcagggtCGGTTGActaaaatggtttgaagctcctcaaggcttctttTAGCATAAATTCTGCAATGATAAGTCTTCCACCAATCTCATTATATTAAGATTTCAGTGTCTTCTTGATCCCCATcgctttcatcaaaagcctcaacatgtcctccgttggcTCTGCtgtcactcccatgtcgtctactaatatTTGAGTTTGAACATGTATTGcagagagaaactttttcattttgtcggcgtcattaacgccatCCAGGAAGCACATTTTGCCATTCtgctattattattttttttccttgagccgtgtgtagtacacattccagtaaacttccgcttttttacgtcGTGCTCTGTTGTAAAGCCTGTGGACCTCTtttccaatgttgcgaatctccacgttcatccagggtttttctttgtCTGATTTTCtgtctcgaagaggacaaccatcttcgaaagactccactattgcagtcataatcctgttgacattggcGTCAATGTCTTCCATGCTTGGACAATCCAAATTATCTTGGTCAAGACTTTTTCTGATtagaattttgtccagttgctTATGCTTATTTCATTATTACGGCTGCTTATTTCATTGCTACATCCAAAACCTCCTACCTTTTAAATATATTGGACATGGGTGTGTATGATTACTTTTCGATAATCATGGCCCTATTGTCATACGTCATACGCCACCTAGGCCACTCAATTTCATATTGTTAGCTACGTCCAGGGTGAACAGATTTTACAAAACATTGTTTCTCTTATTATAGAAATCTCCTAAAGCGTCTTTTGCAATAAAAAGATGTATAGGCAACTCTTTCATCATATGGTCTACCAGCATTTATTTGGTAAATTGTGTTGTTTGCGTAGTGTTATCACAGAAAAAGTTGAAGAACtttatttgctaaaaattttaatttttttttttaaatttatgaatgaaattcctttttttttatgatCTTTTACTATGAAAACTGAACTTAAAACCCACCTTAGACACCAATTTATGTACCAATGGTTTCTATAAGAAGTCTGCTTTGGCCTacttcatgacatttttagtattttatttGGTTATTTCGACTAAGTATTCAAcaacccaatacaaaaaaagcaaacacaaaaattttgaataattgtGGCAAtacttccaaaagatatttttttttttttgcaaattgtcATAACCCGTCACGACagctgaatgtttttttttttttgtgtccatAGCATTTATAATTAATTTACTAGATAATCTTTCACCAAATGTTTGCTTAGGGTGTTTGCAAAGTGCATTTGGCCAACAAACAGGAAATTAACTAAATAGTTTTCTTGgtcaacaaatatttttcgCAAGAGGGTGGCGTAGTTCATTAGCGTTGCAACAAGTTTTACGTGGCGTTCATGGCGGCgcttgtttatatttttatttcaaatttggtGTCTTACTATTTTTGGCGCGCAGACGTCTCATTGGGAATCTGTCGGTCTGCACAGTGCATTTTGAGTTCATTGAAAACGATAAACGTTCGTCTATgcgatttttgtaatttttcattTATCTTACATCTTAAGtaatagttttaaataaattctgGCTAAATGCCAAACTTAATACGTTTGCGAATATGCGAGTATgatgaaaaacaaaatacatttttgtGGACATTGCAtatgtttgttaaatttttgtacATATATTGCATGTAATTTGTGGAAAATATTACAATTTGTATGTTTTATTACAGTTGTTAGTAATCAATTAACTTGATGATAGGCCAAAGTACCATCTTGAATATATATGAggcatttgtgtttgtttgttggtttataCAGTATAGGCTTCAAAAACgatttgctttaaattttcacagataaaacaagtaaaagcataataagttcggcagggccgaatcttatatgccctccaacatggatcgcaaaTGTCAAGTTCCTTGCCCAGTATATCTTTATAGACAAATAAAGGACAATTGTTAAgccatatgagctatatcaggttatggaccgattcgaaccaatTTGGCCCTATGGTGAATGCCATTACAGAAGTAATtttgccaagtttcagccaaagagaataaaaattgctcccccagatgctcaaggagtaaaatcgggagataggtttatataagagctatatcagcgtaataagttcggccgggccgaatcttatatgccctccaacatggatcgcaaaTGTCAAGTTCCTTGCCCAGTATATCTTTATAGACAAATAAAGGACAATTGTTAAgccatatgagctatatcaggttatggaccgattcgaaccgatttggccctatGGTGAATGCCATAACAGAAGTAATtttgccaagtttcagccaaagtgaataaaaattgcgccccccagatgctcaagaagtaaaatcgagagataggtttatataagagctatatcagcgtaataagttcggccggaccgattcttatatgccctccaacatggatcgaaAATGTCAAGTTATTTGCCCAGTATatctttatagacaaaaaaaaggacaatggataagaattgttaagtCATATGAGGCAAAGTAATTTTGCCAAGTTTCAACCaaagcgaataaaaattgcgcccactagaagctcaagaattaaaatgtgacaatttcagccaaatcggataagaattaagccctcaaaaggttcaagaagtcaagatccaagatcggtttatatggcagctttatcaaaacattggCCCCTACGCCATAGATCGATATGGGCAATTTACCtgttaaatacccaaaaggtaaacccgggtatttacccatataaacccaaaagctgggtatataattttgcacatatcttgggtattaaaacattttccaaacaatttttgttgattTCATATTCTttctatataaacctgaccttctgatcataaacaagtaaaagtgtgctaagttcggccgggccgaatcttggcaacccaccaacatggattctgctaaaaatgtatacaaacttctgccaaaccagcaaaaattaaaactttgaagaaccgaacaaagatgattgagagaccggtttacatgggagttatatcagattatagaccgattttggccgtacttggcacagtggttgaaagtcataaaggaCCACCTCATTCTatatttttgtcaaatcggacaaaacttgctgttttcaggggctcaagaagtcaaatcgggcgatcggtttatatgagagctatatcaggttatagaccgatttgaatcgtactcagcacagttgttgaaagtcataaaagaacaccacgttcaaaacttcagccaaatagtacaaaaattgtgtcttgtaagggctcaagaagtcaaatcgggagatcggtttatatggtagatatatcaggttatagaccgacttggaccgtacttgccacagttgttggaattcgttaaagaacaccatgtgcaaattttcatccgaatcggacaaaaattgtggcttgtaagggctcaagaagtcaaatcgggcgatcggtttatatgggagctatatctaaatctgaaccgatgtggcccatttgcaatttcttacgacctacatcgatattatgtatctgtgcaaaatttcaggtggctagctttacgcgttcgttcGTTACGTGCGGTCaaggtcggaccatatttgcatttagctgccctatagaccgaccgccaaatttcccgatatagagtattaaggccataaaagatcagtttattacccgatttcgatgagaaTTTAcgcagtgagttctggtagacccttacccattcctgtcaaatgtgattCATATCGGAtcacatttgaatataactaccatatagaccgatctccagacttagggtattgagcccataaaagtcgaatttttcatcagattttgatcaaatttgaaacagtgccatttttttcaatatcgtccaaatcggaggatatttggatataacagtcatatagatcgatttcccgACATagtgtattgagcctataaaaagagcatttttcatccgattttgatgaaatttggcacattgaggtTTGGTAGAGCCCTACCCACACTTGTGAAATGTGGTCTAGAtcgcatcatatttgaatatagctgccatatagactgatctccagaCATCGGGTATTGAGCCTCgtatttttcatcagattgtTCAATatcatccagatcggaccatatttggatatagctctaatatagaccgatctcccgatatagagtaatgagcccataaaacgagcattttttatccgattttggtgaaatttgaatcagtgagttctGATGGACCTCTACCCCTTTAAGTTGAATATCGTCCCgttcgtaccatatttggatatagctgccatatggaccgattccccgacatagagtattgagcctagaaaaggagcatttttcatccgatttcgatgtaatttgaaacagtgacctaagtaccggtgtctgttagccccTAAAGCTGGACAATGACATTGGAAATGATCCaatgtttcatcatcttccccacatgccctactcaTGCTATAACTTATCGCACCGATTTGGCATAAGTTAGCTCTTCTTCTAACTTCCTTTGAGTAATAACCTCGTCCCCTAACGATCCGGATCACGGATCACCGGATCCACAGCGACAAACAGCTCACGCTCTTAAAtccgactgcgtcgacccgaaagggttcgggttaatcaagtttattgacggcagttctctagccttcactgtcaaatcgtctgccctttcatgcccctctactccgttatggcccggcatccaaacgatgcggattgtgtcatcctcaCAGAAGGcgttatctccttcttacactgcaagacttttcgtgaccttactctcctggttgttattgcccttatggtcattttactgttcctaaagatgttcaaactTAACGTCCTCTCCTTGGTACCTTACCACcatacgcattccgtgatcgcccggatatctgcctgcgggaccgtattatggccaggcagtctaaagcgATCTCAGTCCCACTCtctcccctagctttgatccatccgtgtggcATGATCTTCCTGACGGCAATGCTAGTGTTTTCACAGTCCAAGACTAGTCGGCTGGCAGCTGTgcctcgacctcaaggttcatctcaggtatacgatcggaaacctcttcccttccttccgggTTTCCTATCTTCGTCTCGCGATGGTATTAACTGCCAATCCATGCTCATCCCCAATCCATGCTCCCATGGCCTttaatctcatagccgcagtggctgcctcacatttaatctgtatgtcagtgggttggatatctagaattgtctccagtgccctagtcggCGTGGTCCtttttacccggtagaaacccatctctaggcATGGAccatggaggatataaaaatgccAGATCTTAGAGATGGGCACACCGAGTTTAcagaaatttctttaaaatcttaaaaatttttacgatGGCCGCACAAGTGAGGCGTGGGCTGGTGCTGTGGATTGCAAAGTAGAAAGGGAGAAAGTTGAAAAGGAGTATTTCGCATGACTTCAGATAGCTGAAAGCATGACTTCAGATAGCTGATAGGCGTCCTGACTGGTTATTGCAACGTCAGGTACTTGATGTAGCGCATGGAGATGCTTCTGCAAGATGTGCGATTAATTGGAAGAGTTTAAGTTGGAGATGGTGGAGCTACATTTCGTGTCACTTTCCAGCAGTTGTGAGGAGAAGACAAAGCATAATGGGCGAACAATTCTTTCCGTGCCTTTATTTCCTCCAGGCACTCAGTCTTTTTGTCATTCTGGAACGTTGTAGAGGCTCAATTGGCTGCCTGGATCATACTCCCGCCGGTGAGAGTTCCTCACCCCCCAGATCATGACCCTAAAATTATTCCGCTGTGTTATGAGTAGAGTAAGGCGCCCCattagccgagttggtagtgtTATGAGTAGAGTAAGGCGCCCCattagccgagttggtagcttgCTCGCATTGCCAGAGCGGGGGTTGTGGGTTCTATTCCCACCAGAGGTCTGGGTCTGTCGCtacagtggtatcacaatggacttaaaattgtctaagtgagtctggaggccaccgtagcgcagaggttagcatatccgcctatgacactgaacgcctgggttcgaatcctggcgagaccaccagaaaaaattttcagcagtggttttcccctcctaatgccggcaacatttgtgaggtactatgccatgtaaaacttctctccaaagaggtgtcacactgtggcacgccgttcggactcggtgaATGGAGATATAGTAAATAGTTTATAAATAAATAGGATTAGGTAGATATTCAATCGTAATgaatttttacttatttaagtttcatttttaagtttttgttaaAATGCTACTCAAATTTGtcctaacatttttttctaaattttattttacagtGATATGGAAACATTCGTACATCTGCTTAAGGGCTCCCTGGGTTCTGGCATCTTGGCCATGCCAATGGCCTTCCTTAATGCCGGTCTTTGGTTCGGTTTAGTCGCTACCTTTCTGGTTGGCACACTGTGCACGTATTGTGTGCACATATTGGTCAAATGTGCCCACATTTTGTGTCGGAGGCGTAAAATACCCATGATGGGTTTTGCCGATGTTGCTGAGCAGGCATTCCTTGATGGTCCAATCGGTTTGCAGCGTTGGTCCCGGTTCATACGTTTCGTTGTAAACACCTTTTTGGTCATCGATTTGATCGGTTGCTGTTGTATTTATCTGGTGTTTGTGGGAACAAATGTCAAGCAAGTGGTGGACTTTTACATGGAGGACGGCAGTGAGATCGGCATTAGACCTTGGATTGCAATTATCACCATACCCTTGATCTTTATGTGCCTGGTGAGaaatctgaaatttttgacTCCCTTCTCGATGGTGGCAAATCTCTTGATGTTTGTTGGCATTATTATCACCTTCACGTATGTCTTTACTGATATGCCCTCGACCACTGAACGTGTGGGCATGGCCGATGTTGTTCAATGGCCATTGTTCTTCGGCACCGTCATATTTGCTCTGGAAGGCATTGGTGTAGTTATGTCTTTGGAGAATGACATGAAAACCCCAACACATTTCATTGGTTGCCCTTCCGTCTTGAATTTGGGCATGGGCGTGGTTATCACTTTGTACACCATGGTTGGATTTTTTGGCTACTTGAAATATGGCCCCGACACAGCCGGCAGTATCACCTTGAATTTGCCTGTGGAAGACAAGTAAGTATTGAATTCTCAAATTTGATGCTTCATTGAGGTGATGTTAGTgactaaatttattttccttttctttcaGATTGGCTCAATCCGTTAAATTGATGATTGCTATTGCCATTTTCTTCACTTTCACTTTACAATTCTATGTGCCCATGAGCATTATTTGGAAGGGTATTCAACACAAAATTGCTCCTGAAAAACAGAATTGGTCGGAATATGCTTTGCGTGTTTGTTTGGTGGTAagtttcaaatattatttttataccctccaccataagatggggggtatactaatttcgtcattctgtttgtaactactcgaaatattcgtctgagaccccataaagtatatatattcttgatcgtcgtgaaattttatgtcgatctagccatgtccgtccgtctgtccgtccgtccgtccgtccgtccgtccgtctgtctgtcgaaagcacgctaacttccgaaggagtaaagctagccgcttgaaattttgcacaaatacttcttattggtgtaggtcggttgggattgttaatgggccatatcggtccatgttttgatatagctgccatttaaaccgatcttgggtcttgacttcttgaacctctagagtgcgcaattcttatccgattggcacgaaattttgcacgacgtgttttgttatgacatccaacaactgtgccaagtatggttcaaatcggttcataatctgatatagctgccatataaaccgatcttgggtcttgacttcttgagcctctagagtgcgcaaatcttatccgatttaaatgaattttggcacgacttgttttgctatgatgtccaacaactgtgccaagtatggtcctaatcggtccataacctgatatagctgccatataaaccgatcttgggtcttgacttcttaagccattagagtgcgcaattcttacccgattataatgaaattttgcacgacttgttttgttatgatattcaacaactgtgccaagtatggtcctaatcggtccataacctgatatagctgccatataaaccgatcttgggtcttgacttcttaagcctctaaagtgcgcaattcttgtcagattggaatgaaattttgtacgacatgttttttttatgatatccaacaagtgtgccaaaaatggttcaaatcggctcataaactgatatagctgtcatataaacagatctggggacttgacttcttgagcttctagagggcgcaattcctacctgatttggctgaaattttgcatgacgttttttattttttattttttctttcaaccactgtgtcaaataaggtataaatcggttcataacctgatatagctgccatataaaccgatctgggatctagacgagcctctagaagtcgcaattattatccgatttgcctgaaattttgtacgatggatcttttcttgactatcaacatacgtgtttattatggtctaaatctgtttatagcccgatacagctcccatataaatcgatctctctaatttactttttgagcccccaaagggcgcaattcttactcgaattggctgacattctacacaggtctccaacatataatttgattgtggtccaaaccggagcatatctttatatcgctctaatagcagagcaaatcttttcttatatcactttttgcctaagaagagatgtcgggaaaagaactcgacaactgcgctccatggtggagggtatataagattcggcccggccgaacttagcacgcgtttacttgttcaGTCATTAATATGTTTGCCATACACCATAGTgcggtataaaaaaaaaacttcgtttCGATTTATAGCTCCCACGtacattcgatttgacttcttgagtgttgACAATTGGAGACAACTCTTCTTCAAGTGGGATGTAATTTTATATGATAAGCTCTATTTTGGGAGTCCACATTGACGTAGAGGTTACTATGTCCAGCAATGGCGCTGAAAGCCTgaattcgaatcctggtgagaacacaGGAAAAAaccttcagcggtggttattctctCCAATAGCTGTGAATTACAAGGTTATGTACAGCAATGGCGCTGAACGCCAGAATTCgcacctggcgagaacataagaaaaaccttcagcggtggttattctctCCAATAGTTGTGAATTACAAGGTCATGTAGATACggtgaatttttaaaaatgttacgACGAGGCCACCGTGGTGTCGAGGTTAGCATGACGCCGAACCCCGGGTTTAAATCCCGACGTGAACATCAactaaattttcagcggtgtttatccccttactaatgctggctacatttgtaaggtatcctgccatgttaaaatatctctaccaagtggtgccgCTATGCACGCTAGAcgcgcccttcggactcggcatagaaaaagtggccccttatcattgagcttaaactttaatcggactgcactcattggtcgAAAGAGGAGGCTTCTGAATGCGGCATGAATGAATGAggcatttaatatatatttttcgaacatatgaCGTCAAAAGGGTGCTTGCAGATattgacgtaaatatggttgcccaaaaagtaattgcggattttttaaaagaaagtaaatgcattaaataaaacttagaatgaactttaatcaaatatactttttttacactttttttctaaagcaagctaaaagtaacagctgataactgacagaagaaagaatgcaattacagattcaaaagctgtgaaaaaatttgtcaacgccgactatatgaaaaatccgcaattactttttgggcaacccaataaattcccGGGCCCGAATGGCATATCATCACTTGTTCTACGCTAGTGTttttcgacgctcgctcgtccttaACGCAATCTTTTCTACCTTGCTTACAGTGCGGATGTTTTCCCGCCGCGTTAAAATATTGCGAACGTGCAGCGTACCTCCAAGAAGGGCGCGGCTACCAGCCCTACGAATTATCTACCAATAGCGTTAATCTCCACgctttccaaggttatggagaacCTGGTtgatcaccatcttgtgagatactAAGAGTCCCATGGTCTTCTTAGCAATCGATAGTAAGGGTTCCGCAGAAATAGCTCCACGTATGACCGATGGCATtcctgtcggaacgttggagtctcTCTATTCATCAGTTCGCTGAGAGTAAGGTCgtagctctggatatctccaaggcatttgatagggtctggtcTGGCTCTGGATATATTCAAGGCATtttatagggtctggcacgatgttacttttggtgtcggtaataacttcgctcGATTTAAATCGAGTTTTCTTAGAGATCGCCCTATAAGAGTTGtggtagatgggttctcatgcAACGAATATAGATTGATCGCAGGAGTatcacaaggctctgtcctttctccctctctttttcttatattcATTGATGATCTATTGGACCAGACCTCTAATCCGATATACTCGTTCGTGGATGACAGCATCCtctgtcattcattttcattcgaccatacGCCAAGTTTTCGAGAGTTTGAAGACAAGAGGAGGGGAAAGAACGCAACACTCTGCCGGGATTTGCTGACcgtttctgagtggggtcgaataaaCAGAGTGGATGTTAATGCACGCAAGACGTAGTGCAGTTTTTTTGTCCCACAAATGATTCACATTCACAGTTTATAATCGTCAATCCCtgaacgggatagctgtgagcaccatacaagctggaacattgtgGTCCGAgctgttcattgctgtcacgagaagcttagctgcgagctacttggtgcatccacaggttgcgaacagtggaatgctccattcggagtagctgtaactgtaatcgcggacaatcagcgatatcgagtggagagtctcagtgaaaggtcgggtggcaccggctcttgcagaAAAACTGAGTGCCCacgatgctcaatatgacaaggcga from the Stomoxys calcitrans chromosome 1, idStoCalc2.1, whole genome shotgun sequence genome contains:
- the LOC106090941 gene encoding proton-coupled amino acid transporter-like protein CG1139 isoform X3 encodes the protein MTLKKGGPPPAPSAGAAVQITMLSQPPTSKIPTVSAGYDNEKHNGSRSNNASVNQSKFIRPEMADVPVQQAAGSTLPLVISKKKGGGADDSEDVNYNPFEHRKVEHPTSDMETFVHLLKGSLGSGILAMPMAFLNAGLWFGLVATFLVGTLCTYCVHILVKCAHILCRRRKIPMMGFADVAEQAFLDGPIGLQRWSRFIRFVVNTFLVIDLIGCCCIYLVFVGTNVKQVVDFYMEDGSEIGIRPWIAIITIPLIFMCLVRNLKFLTPFSMVANLLMFVGIIITFTYVFTDMPSTTERVGMADVVQWPLFFGTVIFALEGIGVVMSLENDMKTPTHFIGCPSVLNLGMGVVITLYTMVGFFGYLKYGPDTAGSITLNLPVEDKLAQSVKLMIAIAIFFTFTLQFYVPMSIIWKGIQHKIAPEKQNWSEYALRVCLVILCGAIAVALPNLGPFISLIGAVCLSTLGMIVPSIIELAVYHEDPGYGRCNWRLWKNIFLICFGIVGFVTGTYISILEFHAEFSQ
- the LOC106090941 gene encoding proton-coupled amino acid transporter-like protein CG1139 isoform X1 — encoded protein: MSDKTNVATITQRHGSSSSNGMSSANGAMDKKIPTVSAGYDNEKHNGSRSNNASVNQSKFIRPEMADVPVQQAAGSTLPLVISKKKGGGADDSEDVNYNPFEHRKVEHPTSDMETFVHLLKGSLGSGILAMPMAFLNAGLWFGLVATFLVGTLCTYCVHILVKCAHILCRRRKIPMMGFADVAEQAFLDGPIGLQRWSRFIRFVVNTFLVIDLIGCCCIYLVFVGTNVKQVVDFYMEDGSEIGIRPWIAIITIPLIFMCLVRNLKFLTPFSMVANLLMFVGIIITFTYVFTDMPSTTERVGMADVVQWPLFFGTVIFALEGIGVVMSLENDMKTPTHFIGCPSVLNLGMGVVITLYTMVGFFGYLKYGPDTAGSITLNLPVEDKLAQSVKLMIAIAIFFTFTLQFYVPMSIIWKGIQHKIAPEKQNWSEYALRVCLVILCGAIAVALPNLGPFISLIGAVCLSTLGMIVPSIIELAVYHEDPGYGRCNWRLWKNIFLICFGIVGFVTGTYISILEFHAEFSQ
- the LOC106090941 gene encoding proton-coupled amino acid transporter-like protein CG1139 isoform X2 gives rise to the protein MSFHTSNSRTPLAPPEYTKIPTVSAGYDNEKHNGSRSNNASVNQSKFIRPEMADVPVQQAAGSTLPLVISKKKGGGADDSEDVNYNPFEHRKVEHPTSDMETFVHLLKGSLGSGILAMPMAFLNAGLWFGLVATFLVGTLCTYCVHILVKCAHILCRRRKIPMMGFADVAEQAFLDGPIGLQRWSRFIRFVVNTFLVIDLIGCCCIYLVFVGTNVKQVVDFYMEDGSEIGIRPWIAIITIPLIFMCLVRNLKFLTPFSMVANLLMFVGIIITFTYVFTDMPSTTERVGMADVVQWPLFFGTVIFALEGIGVVMSLENDMKTPTHFIGCPSVLNLGMGVVITLYTMVGFFGYLKYGPDTAGSITLNLPVEDKLAQSVKLMIAIAIFFTFTLQFYVPMSIIWKGIQHKIAPEKQNWSEYALRVCLVILCGAIAVALPNLGPFISLIGAVCLSTLGMIVPSIIELAVYHEDPGYGRCNWRLWKNIFLICFGIVGFVTGTYISILEFHAEFSQ